Genomic segment of Bacteroidia bacterium:
GAGGTAAAACACTCAAAAAAAGGAGATCAGTTTGATCTCTTTTTTTTTTGAACATTTTAGTTTAATCCTTTACAATTTCCACTAAACCTAATTTTTAACATTCAAGAGACTTTCCGCTTTTTTTTTATTCTTACCAATTTATTTCCTTTCTTACATATTATTGAAATTATTCCATTCTTTTGTCAGAGAAATAATAACCACTGAATACCAAATTAAGATGGTTTAATTTAACACAGTGACTATAGAACCAAAAGAAATTTAAAGAAATAAAAAATGGCAAAATTCACGCTTTTAATCTCACTTTTTTCGCCTTGCATACTATTAAGTTTGGCATTTTCCCAAACGCCTTTAATTGAATGGAGGAAAAACCTGGGAGGAACTTCTGCTGATTTTGGAAGATTTATTTGCCAGACTTCTGACGGTGGATATTTCGTGGTTGGAGAAACCATGTCATCAGACCTAGATGCAATTTCCAATCATGGCTCTGGTATTAGCGATTTGTTTGCTGTTAAATTAAACGCTTTAGGCCAAACAGAATGGAAAAAATGCCTTGGTGGAACGTCTGGAGAATCAGGATATTCAGGAGGACAAACTTTGGATGGTGGATACATAGTTTTTGGAAGCAGTAGTTCCAAAGATGGTGATGTAAATACCTACCCAAATCATGGAGGAGAACTTTTCACTTCTGATTTTTGGCTAGTTAAATTAGATGCAAATGGCAATCAACAATGGCAAAAACCTTTTGGAGGAAAATTTCATGAAAAAGGTTATGACCTGGCCATTATGCCCGATGGTGGGTATTTGATGGTTGGAACTACCAATTCAAACAATGATGAAGTAGATGGCTTTCATGGAACTGTAACAGATGAAAACAATCAAAAAAACGACATCTGGGTAGTACGTTTAGGTTCAGCAAGTAATTTACTTTGGCAAAGAACATTAGGTGGAACCGATTTAGATGAAGGCTTTTCTATCCTTGCAACGGAAAATGGAGGTGCTGTTATAGCCGGTAACACCTATTCATTTGATTACGATGTATCAGACCATCATGGAACAGCGGCGGTAGATAATTATGACAACAGTGATTGTTGGGTGGTTAAACTGGATAACCAAGGTCAAACCATTTGGGCCAAAACCTATGGAGGATCGAAATGGGATGGGGCTAATTGCATTAAAAAGACAAGTGACGGAGGGTATATTTTGATAGGTTATACCTACTCAGACGATTTGGATGTTTCCTTTCACAGAGGAACATTAGCATCGAGCGATGTTTGGGTAGTAAAACTTGATTCATCCGGAACCATTCTTTGGGAAAAAACATATGGCGGGACAGATAATGAAATTGGAAATTCCATTTTTCAAACATCTGACGGTGGTTATATTTTCGCTGCCAAGACCGCCTCGAACAATGATCAAATTTCCAATTTAAAAGGGCTAGAAAGTGCCTGGATAGTTAAAATAGATGAAACAGGCTCCA
This window contains:
- a CDS encoding T9SS type A sorting domain-containing protein; the protein is MAKFTLLISLFSPCILLSLAFSQTPLIEWRKNLGGTSADFGRFICQTSDGGYFVVGETMSSDLDAISNHGSGISDLFAVKLNALGQTEWKKCLGGTSGESGYSGGQTLDGGYIVFGSSSSKDGDVNTYPNHGGELFTSDFWLVKLDANGNQQWQKPFGGKFHEKGYDLAIMPDGGYLMVGTTNSNNDEVDGFHGTVTDENNQKNDIWVVRLGSASNLLWQRTLGGTDLDEGFSILATENGGAVIAGNTYSFDYDVSDHHGTAAVDNYDNSDCWVVKLDNQGQTIWAKTYGGSKWDGANCIKKTSDGGYILIGYTYSDDLDVSFHRGTLASSDVWVVKLDSSGTILWEKTYGGTDNEIGNSIFQTSDGGYIFAAKTASNNDQISNLKGLESAWIVKIDETGSIQWENTYGGTKVEIANSIIQTSDQWFAFAGMSTSTDGDIWNHLGDIGSDMWVVRLSNILSVDSQQSFHDEVFPNPSQGKFELRIEQPNSQVTIVDRIGQCLYSSQIKEYANQFNLSHLPKGIYTVMIKKANGGISAQKLILE